The sequence GAGGACGTAAAAGTGCTTTCGAGCGTCGGTGAACGAGAGCTGGGTCTTGATCACGTTTCGTTCGTCGAGACGTCCGAGCGCGTACCGGACGGTTCGTGCCGGGAGCAACGTTGTATCGGCGATCTGTTGCTGGCTCATCGCGCCGTTGTACTCGAGAACCTTGACGACGAGTTTGGCGCTCGGCGGGAGGTCGCGGACGTCCTCCCACGTTCCGCGGAAATCGTCCTCGGACTCTGACGGCTGTGTGCTCGGCTCCGATTGCTCTGTAGCGCCCATCACGTACTCTTAGTGGAATTCATAGTAATAATTCTTTCTATGGTAGAAATTATGACTACTCATTACCTCGGATCGATCGACGGCACCGCTCGGTCCCTCAAGACGCGACGGGACATACGAACGCTTACGACAGCGACATCTCGGTCGAGCAGATGGCCTCGGTGAGCACGTCGACTGCCGTGAATATCGCGTCTTCGTCGATATCGAAACGTGCCGTGTGATGGCCGTGTTCGTTCCCCCCGCCGATGCCAATGTAGGTCGCGGTGCCGCCTTCCCGCTGGACTTTTTGCATTAGGCGCGTCGCGTCCTCACTTCCACCGAGGGCACCGTCGCTGTCTTTGAGGATAGTCGCCCCTTGCCGGATCGCGACGTCAGTGACGGTCTCGACCAGTTCCTCGTCGCACTCGGCGCTCGGTGCGCCGTCCATGAAGTTCACATCGACCGCACAGCCATGTACCGTCGCAGCGCCCCGCAGGACGTCTTCGACGCGCGCTTCCATGTACTCTCTGATCTCCGTCGTCTCGCCGCGGACCTCTCCCGTGATGGAGGCCGACTCCGGGATCGTGTTCATGACGGTTCCACCCTCCGCGCGACCCGCGTTGACGCGAGATGCCCCGTCAGCGTGGCGCGGAATGCCGTAGAGGTTCTCGATGGCGGTCGCCATCGCGTGGAGAGCGTTATTTCCGTCGTGCGGATTGTTTCCGGCGTGGGCGGGTGCTCCGGTGAACTCGGCGGTGAACCCGTTTATCGCGAGGAAGGAGTCGATTCCAGGGATCACGGTCCCAAGTTCCTGATCGAGTCCAACGTGGACGGCGAGCAGGGCGTCTACGTTTTCGAGATGGCCGCTCCCGACGATCGACGCCGCGCCGGCGCCCTTTTCCTCACCTGGTTGGAAGATGACTTTCAGCGTTCCCTCGAAGTCGCTGTTCCGAATCGCCTCAAGTACGCCGACACCGATCGAGGCGTGGGCGTCATGACCGCAGGCGTGCATCAGTCCTTCGTGTTGCGATCTGAATCCTTCGGCGGCGGGCTGGTGGTCGGAATCGTCTGCTTCTTCCTGTGGCAGTGCGTCGATATCGACGCGGAGTCCGATCGTCGGTCCGTCGCCCTGCTCGAGCACCGCCATCGCGCCGGTGTACCCGTCCTCGAGCGGTTCGAGCCGGTCCGTGTCGACACCGGCCTCGAGAGCCCGCTCGCGGGCCCGCTCGAGTTCGTCCTGTTCCGGCGGTCGAAGCCGCTTGTCCGTGTGGATCTCCCGTCCGACGTAAAGTTCGTCGACGCCGATCTCCTCGAGTTCGTCGACGATGCGTGCGGTAGTGTAGAACTCGCCCCAGCACGGCTCGGGATGCCTATGGAGGTCTCGTCGCAGCCGGATGAGTCGACTGTCTACGTTCTGAGTGGCCATGTTTCACGTATCACGGATCGATCTCATTAACCATTCGCTTCTGTGACTGTCGCTGTTTGTCGTGTCTGTTTCGGCCGTCGGACGGACGAGCATCCGCTCTCGGTTTCCTCATGAGGACTCACCGTCGAGCTCCGGCGGGGCCGACATCGTTTTTTCGAGGTCGTCGTCCGTTCCTGCGAACTTCCGACGTCGGGTGACGTAGACACCGAGTCCGAGAACCAGCCACGAGACCGTCACTGCGGTGCCGATGAACGAGCCGACGGCGGTCATCACGCCGAACGCAAACGTGACCAAGAGTCCGACCGCGATGAGTACCTTCAGCACGGGTTCGCTTATCCGGAGGTCGGCGTTGCGATACTTCATCGGATAGACATCCGGCAAGCGATACAGGGCAAGTCCCAGCAGGAAGTTCGTGAGGAGAATGACCAGCACTGAGACCGTCGAGACGAACGGCAAGCCGGGATCGAGTCCAACGAGAACCAGTGATGGAATTCCGATCAGTAACAGCGCGTACAGCGGCGTGTCAAATCGCTCGTGGCGGCGTCCAAACAGTTTCGGGAGCGCACCCTCTCGGCCAGCGCGCATGATCGTTCGAGAGAGGGCGGCGAACGTCGCGTTGACCGTGGTCGCGATCGCGACGATCGACCCGAGCGTCACGAGCGTCGTCATCCACGCGGGGAGGAAAAGCTGTGACGCCTCCGCAACTGCGGCATCCATTTGCCCGAGCTGTTGCCAGTTCTCGACCCCGACGAGCGTAAAGACAAGCGCAGTATACAGCATCGCGGCGAGCCCGTTCGAGATTCCCAGTGCGAGGGGAAGGGTACGTTTTGGGTTTTTGATCTCGCCGCCGAGTTCGGTGATGGCCGTGATCCCGATATACGAGAAGTAGAACGAGCCGATCGCGGCGAAGAACGGCGACATCCCCTCGGGGAACAACGGCCCGTAGTTCTCGCCGCTGGTCTCGGTGAGACCCAAGACGACGAAAAGCAGTATCGCCCCAATGATGAACGCGACCATGGTGATTTGGACGCGCTTGGCCGCCCGCAGACCGACGATATTTATGAGTAAAAGAGGACGACGAGGCCGACGTTCGCGGCCCAGCCCGGTACGTCGACGAGCAGGGAGAGAGATTCGCTGAACCCCGTGGCGACGAGCGTCGTCGCCGCGATCGCCTGCACGATGAACATCCATGCGATGAGAAACCCGTACCGCGGCGAAACGAGACGCGAGATGTACACGTAGTTGCCTCCCGTAACCGGAAGCGCCGATCCGAGTTGCGCGTTGAACAGCCCGATAAAGACAGCCGGTATCGCCGCCACGAGAATCGCGAGAAATGCGGATGCGTCAGTGCTCCCGGCGAGCGTATCCGGGAGTACGAATGCACCCGCGCCGACGATCAATCCGACGATGATACTTGTCGTACCGAGCAGACCGATGTTTCGTTCCATGGGTTCGTTTCACACGTTCTCGCTCGGACGAGTCGACTGTTGGCCAAAGCGAGCGAGTACATGCAGCCAATTCAAAGGATCGATAATAAGTGTCCCGACCAACTGTTCAAAAGCATTAAATTTCGATTCGGTACTGGCCCGCTGGGACGTCTCGAGCGAACGCGTCGATTTCGATTCGAATCGAGTTCTGCGGCTGAGGCTCAGCTACGTGTTGCGGACCGAGACGGCTGTGTTTTCGAGACGAGGTGCACGCCGACGAGCACGAGCACCGCAGTGCCGACGCCGACGATCGTCGGCGGCAGTCCGCCGGCGAAGACAGTCCCGACGCTGGCGATCCCGCCGGTGACGATCGACGCAACGATCGCGCGCCCGGAGAGCCCGCGCCAATACAGTCCAACGTACACCGGGACGAGGAGTGCGCTGGTGATGAACAGCGCGCGGAACTCATACAGCGCGAAGACGGTCCCCGGTGGATCGATGCTGATGAGGATTGCGAGGAAGCCGAAGACGACGGTAGCCAGCCGCGACATGCGGAGTTGGTTCGCGTCAGAGGTGTTCGGATTGAAGTAATCGTAGATGTCACGTGCGAAGGTCACACCGATCGCGTGTAGCAGTGAGTCCGTAGTCGAGAGGATCGCTCCCATGAGACCGAGAATGACGATGGTTCCGATGACTGTCGGAAAGTACTCCGTGATCAGCATGGGAAACATCTGATCGGGGTTCGAGACCGACAGCCCCGCGTTCTCGAGCGTGACAGCGGTCCCAGCGGAGAGGACGATGATGATGACCGAGAAGACACTGATGATCACACCGCCCATCGCCAGGTGGAACTTTGTCGTCTCGACGTCTTTCGTTGCGTTGACGCGGAGGATCATTGCCTGACTGACGAAGATCGACCCGAAGAACGCGAGAATAGAGCCGACGACCGCGACCGGAGTGTACAGGCCGTCACCGAGCGGTTGCACGTTCGCCGAATCCATCGCGGCGAACTGCTGATTGATTGCGGTGATGCCGCCCAAGTCGAAAACCAGATACCCCGTGGCGAGTCCGACAAGTCCGACCATCATCGTCCCTTGGATGAGGTCCGTCCAGGCGACGCTGACGAGACCGCCCATCACTGTGTAGGCGAT comes from Natronococcus occultus SP4 and encodes:
- a CDS encoding sodium:solute symporter family protein; the encoded protein is MPLEDVNPFYLGAFVLYLLFILLIGAWAHTKSNSKEDFWVFGNDLGKWLATWSLVANYFSAVAVIGTVGEAAQVGYALATAVSLGLVLGIVGFYFISHKVRELDKITFSDIVAELTDREYARPITGVVLLLSSWVFLIMQLVGSGFLVTTITGIPYEYMVWAIGIVFIAYTVMGGLVSVAWTDLIQGTMMVGLVGLATGYLVFDLGGITAINQQFAAMDSANVQPLGDGLYTPVAVVGSILAFFGSIFVSQAMILRVNATKDVETTKFHLAMGGVIISVFSVIIIVLSAGTAVTLENAGLSVSNPDQMFPMLITEYFPTVIGTIVILGLMGAILSTTDSLLHAIGVTFARDIYDYFNPNTSDANQLRMSRLATVVFGFLAILISIDPPGTVFALYEFRALFITSALLVPVYVGLYWRGLSGRAIVASIVTGGIASVGTVFAGGLPPTIVGVGTAVLVLVGVHLVSKTQPSRSATRS
- a CDS encoding amidohydrolase — its product is MATQNVDSRLIRLRRDLHRHPEPCWGEFYTTARIVDELEEIGVDELYVGREIHTDKRLRPPEQDELERARERALEAGVDTDRLEPLEDGYTGAMAVLEQGDGPTIGLRVDIDALPQEEADDSDHQPAAEGFRSQHEGLMHACGHDAHASIGVGVLEAIRNSDFEGTLKVIFQPGEEKGAGAASIVGSGHLENVDALLAVHVGLDQELGTVIPGIDSFLAINGFTAEFTGAPAHAGNNPHDGNNALHAMATAIENLYGIPRHADGASRVNAGRAEGGTVMNTIPESASITGEVRGETTEIREYMEARVEDVLRGAATVHGCAVDVNFMDGAPSAECDEELVETVTDVAIRQGATILKDSDGALGGSEDATRLMQKVQREGGTATYIGIGGGNEHGHHTARFDIDEDAIFTAVDVLTEAICSTEMSLS
- a CDS encoding MarR family transcriptional regulator, whose translation is MGATEQSEPSTQPSESEDDFRGTWEDVRDLPPSAKLVVKVLEYNGAMSQQQIADTTLLPARTVRYALGRLDERNVIKTQLSFTDARKHFYVLDIDN